A single window of Archangium gephyra DNA harbors:
- a CDS encoding lanthionine synthetase LanC family protein, with product MNTRNGFPLALEAATRLGRTLCESAFWEAERQRCNWMGRNEEVYLPGAQVPPTSAALGPLVYSGSAGVALFLSELSEVTGEPAFREAALGGIRRSTWHYLHRPAGTAPVSALSFFSGALGAAYVAWRIAGRDPGAGLDGELDALLGRVSRALSEPHPLDLIGGNAGAIPALLAMAKTPAWRLCRDVALRCGEELCAAAEWQGGVAVWPHEKTARGPLTSPPLTGLAHGASGIALALLELYAATGEGRFRNTARGAFAYEDSLFSPAHGNWPDLRVFPGVAPSPTPAYSSAWCHGAPGIALARLRAMTLDPEQREVHAAVARTALSTTAAALERTLAQPRADATLCHGGTGLSEVMLSGAEQLGDGTYRSLAEKAVTTLVERYATSGDWPSGVLSNGPNPSLMLGTAGIGHHLLRLHAPERVAPVLVLTP from the coding sequence ATGAATACGCGGAATGGATTCCCGTTGGCACTGGAGGCGGCCACGCGGCTGGGCAGGACGCTGTGCGAGTCGGCCTTCTGGGAGGCGGAGCGCCAGCGGTGCAACTGGATGGGGCGCAACGAGGAGGTGTACCTGCCGGGCGCGCAGGTGCCGCCCACCTCGGCGGCGCTGGGGCCGCTGGTGTACTCGGGCAGCGCGGGGGTGGCGCTCTTCCTGTCGGAGCTGTCCGAGGTGACGGGGGAGCCCGCGTTCCGCGAGGCGGCGTTGGGTGGCATCCGCCGCTCCACCTGGCACTACCTCCACCGGCCCGCCGGGACGGCGCCCGTGTCCGCGCTGTCCTTCTTCTCCGGTGCGCTGGGCGCGGCGTATGTCGCCTGGCGCATCGCCGGGAGGGACCCGGGGGCCGGACTGGACGGAGAGCTCGACGCGCTGCTCGGCCGGGTGTCCCGAGCCCTCTCCGAGCCCCACCCGCTGGATCTCATTGGAGGCAACGCCGGAGCCATCCCCGCGCTGCTGGCGATGGCGAAGACGCCCGCCTGGCGCCTGTGCCGCGACGTGGCGCTGCGGTGCGGCGAGGAGCTGTGCGCGGCGGCGGAATGGCAGGGCGGCGTGGCGGTGTGGCCGCACGAGAAGACCGCGCGGGGGCCGCTCACGTCACCACCCCTGACGGGGCTCGCCCATGGAGCCTCGGGGATCGCCCTGGCGCTCTTGGAGCTGTACGCGGCGACCGGCGAGGGCCGCTTCCGGAACACCGCGCGGGGGGCCTTCGCGTACGAGGACTCGCTGTTCAGCCCGGCGCACGGCAACTGGCCGGACCTGCGCGTCTTCCCCGGCGTGGCGCCCTCCCCGACGCCGGCGTACAGCTCCGCGTGGTGCCATGGGGCGCCGGGTATCGCGCTCGCCCGGCTGCGGGCCATGACGCTCGACCCGGAGCAGCGGGAGGTCCACGCCGCGGTGGCGCGCACCGCCCTGTCCACCACGGCGGCGGCCCTGGAGCGCACCCTGGCGCAGCCGCGCGCGGACGCCACGCTGTGTCACGGCGGCACGGGACTGTCGGAGGTGATGCTGTCCGGCGCGGAGCAACTGGGGGACGGCACGTACCGGAGCCTCGCCGAGAAGGCGGTGACCACGCTGGTGGAGCGCTACGCCACGTCGGGCGACTGGCCCTCGGGTGTCCTCTCCAACGGGCCCAATCCGTCGCTCATGCTGGGCACGGCCGGCATCGGCCACCACCTGCTGCGCCTGCATGCCCCCGAGCGCGTGGCTCCGGTGCTCGTGCTGACGCCCTGA